The Triticum aestivum cultivar Chinese Spring chromosome 5A, IWGSC CS RefSeq v2.1, whole genome shotgun sequence genomic sequence TTGAAGATTTCATTTATGCACCATGAAAACAATCTATTTCTTATTGCCTATTATCTATACCGATTAGTTGTATTTACTATCTAAATTGTTGTGTATACTATTATACCTAGTCAATTTATATGTGACCTTGCTTTTACCGAGTGTATGTATATATGTTTATATAAGATTTCCTTGTACTACTAACTAATGTATGGTTATGTTTAGGCAAGTTCAATTATTTCATATGGCCATGTATTTACCAAAATTTCTACCATTTCATTGTACAAATAGACAGGCGCGGCAACGcacgccatcaatgatctagtctcTTAACATATTCAGACATATATTCAGACATAGAATCACAATCATGACAACATGCTCCACAACTCTGTGTGCTTGCCCAGAAGAAGTTTACCAAAACAAAACCTATTCGGCATGATCAATACATAACATTCATTCGTTCGTTTATTCCACAGCAAATTCACTCCGACACACACACAATGACACAACGTGATGGAACTAGAACTTGGTGGGCATATTGGCGCAGACCCTCTTGACCGAAGGTCTGGCCATGAGGTCCTCCCACCAGGCCTTCACCCTGGGGTACTCGTCGAAGAGGGCCgcgtacggggtggccatgaagTAGAAGGTGAAGGGGAAGTGGTTGAGGTCCGCGAAGCTGAAGGAGTCCCCGGCCAGGTACCTGCTCTCGGACAGCCGCTCCTCGTACGTCCCCAGCACCCCCCTCAGCCGCTCCAGGCTCTCGTCGACGAACTTCTGGTCCGTGGCGGCGCCGCGCATGACGGGGAAGATGATGCACTCGAACACCACGGGCGAGATGGCCGGGTGGTACTGCTGCGCTTCCACCTCCGTCCACACGTCCACCATTGTCGCCCCATTGGCGCCGCCGTTCTCTCCCAGCAGGTCCGGCGACCCCGGCGTCCTATACTTGCGCAGGATGTACCTCGCGATCGCGCGCGACTCTGTTGGTTGGGACACAACGTCCACCCCTCGAAGACTTTTCAGGTCTCTGTCCAGACCTTGGTGCCTGCTCCAAATTTAAATCTATATTTTTGGACCGTTGCTCATAGAAAACCAAGAGTGGATAGTGGTTGTGTAGGAAAATTGTATGCATTGACGTTCACTTGACTAGGGCGTCCCGCTCATACTTTGTACTTATGCGATAACAACTTCATTTCATTGAAGCCAGCTTGCAACCGCCTACAGGCGTGGCAGGTGAAGTAAATTACGCAAAACCACCACGTTTGGAGCTAGGCTAACACATAGTACTATCATCCATGATTAAAACGACGCAAAACCATCATTTTTGGAGCTCGTATGCACATACACGTAGCACTGGTTCGGCGTTTTGCTCGGTTTAATAGCAATTCTGACTGCTTGGGCCTACCTTGACTACAACAGCCGGCGCGGGGAGGCAGTCGACAGGGCATCCTCTTTTCTCTTACATTTCCCTTTTTTTAACATCACCTTATATTAATTAATCAACCAGTAAACTTACAATCATTCGATACaaaattcaccacacagggcggaaCATCATTAATAAGAATACCATCGGATCTATTGTCAAAACTAAACTTTGCTATGAAATGAGCCACCACATTCGCCGACCGACTAATCTTAGCCAATTGAAAGTTATTAATCAGCTTAGATAAGCTAAGAGCTTCCTTCTTCAGATCAACCAACCCAGCAGAATAGATCGATCTCATCTTCTCGGGCTCTCGGCTCTCACTGCCGGCCGCTAGCGCCATCGCCTCCAGCCGCTTGTTGCCTCGCGCCACCACCATAGACCCAGCGGACGATGATGATAGCTCGCGCGTGGATGGGAACCGCGAGGAGCTGCAGCTCGGCGACCACCACAGGTCCACAACCAGGAGCACAACACGCCAAACCCGAGCCCAAGCCCAACCGTATCATCTTATGGTGCCTTCCGTCTTCGCGCGCCGGGAAAGAGACAACTCCCCGGCCGACCTCGAGGTCTTCCACCTCAAGCTCCAGGTGCAACACCATCTCAGCACTATGTCCAAGACGTCCGTGAAGCAGGGACGCCCTAGCCTGCTTAGCAATGGTCGATCTGCTGCCGCAAAGCGCAAGAACAGGAGCAAGGCTGTTTTGGCTAGGCGAGTATCGATTTCTTTATgattttatgattatgagcactGATCTTACAGTTTGGAGATATTTTTGTACATAGATTATGTGATGCATTCATGTAGATGAGCATTGATTTCTGAGTAGATGTGGTGTATATATATGATGTGATGAATACGATTTTCTCTGTGTCATTGCGAGCTTCTTAAGTCTTAGCTGAACCATGAGGTTTCAGAAAGAGGGATCATGTCATGGTTATTGCTGCAGCAAAATAGTGACGAGCACTATGTGTGTACAGCGATTGTTACCACAGCATCCACCTCTTTCTGATAATTCATTATTTTGCACATAGATACGGCTATGAGCACTCCGTGTGTAAAGTGATTATCTGAACCGTGAATTCTTTTGCTGCAGCAAGAGTGACGAGTTGTTCGTTTAGCTTCAGAAATACTAAAAAATAGCAGCGTTATTTATCAGATGAACATTTCTGTAGGGATTCTTGTGTGTAAATCCAATTGCTTTAGAGTGCAATTGTTCGAATGAAGTGTTGTTCTTGTGTGTAAATCCAAATGAAGTGTTGTTCTTTATAAATTATTATCATTATAAGTTGTTTGTGACTATGTAATGCTCAAATTGATGTGTTGCAAATATGGGTAATTTTACCTGCGGATACCCGTTTACCCTGACAGGTGACGAGCATGGGAAAAAATTGTACCCGCTGACGGGTATGGATACAGGTGATGGGTAAGGTTTGGGGCtacgggtaagggtatggggtggctccaCCTGTACCCAAATCCGACGGGTGCCATCCCTACGTACAAACgcacaatcagtctctaaaattataggGTTGTGAAGAGGAATACCTATGTAAAGTCCAGCAATGCACGCCCTTAGATCCGCTTCCTCCACGCTCTTACATTTCCCATTTAGCTTCTCCACACTTTCTCCCGCCATCGTCGTCACCCTGGATTGACCACCGCCGGTGCCGCCACCGCATTGGTGTCATTGGGAGATGGGGCTGACTCTTTCAAAGGATTTGACCTTGATTCTTTGTGTAGCGAGGTGAGTTGCTCTGTTTCAATTGCCAGGGTTGGGTAGGGTTCATCTGGGGATATTTTCTATTTCAGCTCCATTTAATCTATTTCTTTTTTCATTCATATGTCATTTGTTAGGTCCCCAAAACCATTTATGACTCCCATTATTGCGGCCCCGTGTGAGCCCTGTTCCAGCGTCGCGTGATCACCTTTGTTTTGTAAACCTGCCCAATATTGCATAAATGAGGAAGCATAACATATGAACTCCAAAGGAGATTGAACCAGCTTCTTATCAAAGCATGCTCTATTGTGTAGTTTAGATAGTCGAACATATAACAACCAAACCCACACTTTTTACTTGTCTACTTCTAGGTAAGAAGATGGGGATCCACCAGAAGTATTGCGAGAAGCAGCCAGGTTTGTTCCTAGCACCAATGCTTTGCATATCACACCCCAAACATATTTCATAGCAAAACAACAAAAGAAAAGTAGCGGATTCTCTCAAGTTCTAGGCATGGGCAAATTTTAACTATTAGTGGGATTCTAGCTTTCCACGGGCAGGGTGTTTAAAGGATATGTCGGGACAAGCATCAAACAGATGATTGTACATGGTTTTGACAgtgaatttgtcatttttgttccAGATCCACCATGGATAATCATCACCACTAGTCAGGTTGACATTTTGTAGCATGATCCTCAACCTATGCAATTGGATCATCTACTCACTCTTAGCCATGTTCTGAAAGTAAAACTTCACCCACTATCAGTCATCTGTTTCATGTTTTTTCCATTTTCATCGTTAATCAAGAAGAGCTCACGAGACTGATCTCAGAGGTGTATTATCATACCAGGCATAACACCGAAAATCAGTTTGCTGGACACTCCTCAAAGTTACACCTCTTCCTCTAGCATGCAACTGCTTAACTATCAACATATTGGCTCAACATGGAGAATCTCTAACCATATTTTTAATCCACATTGatgtcattctttttttcttaaCTATCTCTTACCACATCCCTTTTTGCTCACTAGATTCCACCACCATTTGCATAAAAGGCTAATATTAAATCTTTCAAGGTTTCTTATGTCATACCCTCTTTCCTCTTGGGCCTACATATCATATACGATCTCACCATGTAGTATCTCCTTTTTTTACTACTCAACTGGCAAAAAACTTCCTTATAGCTTTCTCCATTCTTCATATATTTGTTTTAGAGAACATGTACATAGAGAAAtagtatactactccctccgttcggaattacttgtcttggatatggatgtatctagaactaaaatacgtctagatacatccatttctgcgacaagtaattccgaacagagggagtagcatacTAGTCAGGCAAGCATTTATTATTTTCACTCTACTACCAAGGGATAGAGTCCTATGCTTCCTTGTCGTCCAATCTATTGTATATATTTTTCCTCAGCTACATGTAGCCTACTATCACACATTCACACACAGGGAAcccatatacttcctccgttcctaaatataatctttttagacatttcaaatggactacaacatacggatatatgtagacatattttagagtatagattcactcattttgctccgtatgtagtcacttgttggaatctttaaaaatacttatattttggaatggagggagtatttgatagGCCAGGATCCAGGTTGGCAATTTAAGAGATCAACATACATTTGTCTCTTTCGTCATCACGCAATACCATCAATACCTCACTTTTTTGAAAATTGGCGTTCAAGCCAGACATTTTTTCAAACAGGTATAGGAgcagtttcagatttttttttccaTTGTCAACATCATCTTGTATAAACAGAATAGCATCATCTGCATTCTTCAGATTTCCAGCTCCTTTGTTAATCAAATGTGGGACCAGCCCAACAATCTGTCCACTACTCTGAGCTAGTTGCACCATCCTTTGTAAGCAGTTTGCAGCAATATTGAACAGGAAAGGAGAAAGTGGTCTCCCTGTCTCACCTTTGAAGCTGCCAAAAATTCCCCACGAAATCAATTTAACATTAATTGTCCCTCCTTTCACAACTGTATGAAAGCAATTCATCCGCAAATCATTGAATCATTTTTCTTTCAGGCTCTGAAACAGGAAGTCACCCCTTGTTGTTTCATTCTTATTAATTCATGTAGGCTTTTTTGTAGGGACATGGCTCGTGGGGGCACGGGCGCCCGATCACAGCCCCGGGCGCTCTCCCAAGAAAGGAAGGAGCCGCCCGCGCGCGCGACCAGACAGCCAGAAAAGGAAAGCACCCCGCCGCGCGCGAAATCGACCAACCCAAGCCCGCCGAATCACGCGCGCGCCCCGATCACACCTGGTCCCCCCTCC encodes the following:
- the LOC123101612 gene encoding glutathione S-transferase 1-like; amino-acid sequence: MVLHLELEVEDLEVGRGVVSFPAREDGRHHKMIRLGLGSGLACCAPGCGPVVVAELQLLAVPIHARAIIIVRWVYGGGARQQAAGGDGASGRQHQGLDRDLKSLRGVDVVSQPTESRAIARYILRKYRTPGSPDLLGENGGANGATMVDVWTEVEAQQYHPAISPVVFECIIFPVMRGAATDQKFVDESLERLRGVLGTYEERLSESRYLAGDSFSFADLNHFPFTFYFMATPYAALFDEYPRVKAWWEDLMARPSVKRVCANMPTKF